In Malania oleifera isolate guangnan ecotype guangnan chromosome 8, ASM2987363v1, whole genome shotgun sequence, a single window of DNA contains:
- the LOC131162662 gene encoding uncharacterized protein LOC131162662: MRMCIKNNIKSTLPQLENAKEYLKVVEDWFRLADKSLAGRLMAALITMKFDGSRGMNEHVLDMTNLAARLNLVGMNVDESFLVQFILNSLPPQYGPFQINYNIIKEKWNMNELAIMLTQEEARLRQQGTTFN; the protein is encoded by the coding sequence ATGCGGATGTGTATAAAAAACAATATTAAATCAACACTTCCTCAACTTGAAAAtgcaaaggaatatcttaaggTTGTGGAAGATTGGTTTCGTTTAGCAGACAAGTCCCTTGCAGGGAGATTAATGGCTGCACTTATCACTATGAAGTTTGATGGTAGCCGAGGAATGAACGAACATGTCCTTGATATGACTAATCTAGCTGCTAGATTGAACTTAGTGGGAATGAATGTTGATGAGAGCTTCCTTGTTCaatttattttgaattctttgcCTCCTCAATATGGGCCATTTCAGATTAACTATAACATTATTAAAGAAAAGTGGAATATGAATGAATTGGCAATTATGTTAACTCAAGAAGAGGCAAGGCTTAGGCAACAAGGGACAACATTCAATTAA